A segment of the Pieris napi chromosome 5, ilPieNapi1.2, whole genome shotgun sequence genome:
ttattttcagcgatttataagattttgtaatgactaataatttttagtatgtgCAGAAATTATCATACCCCCACGTCGTGGTTAGTCGCTTATAAGTCGGTggtttattaacttttatcgATAAAACggttttaagatatttactattatttaatacattctCACACACAAtacaatagaaatatttagtgtattttgtatttaatttttttaaaggcattcatttattgattttgttaaataaaataaacaaggatAATGATTTGTACCTATTTATATGtcggttttattattaatgtcaaTATTTTCCTCAAACTCTTCGCTGTACGGAATTAATATTTGCATTGTACTCTTGAAAGATCACGAGGATAACGACTTCGAAGgctttattaaacattttaaaaacacgCCTTGAAAAAGTGCCTTACGTTCGTAGTTCAATACATCATTAGTTTCTTAActgtgttttaataatatattgtatcatCTTCAACCGCTCGTTCAATAGAGTCATAAGATTTAGCTATAATAGCTGCCGGGTTTTCCACTTTACTTatgtttaaacatattatttatattgaaaatatttttcatgcacagatattaatatttttaacttgtccGAGAAAAAAATCTGGCTTCAATAGTGACATAATCTTTAGTTTACTTTCCTTATAACTCAGAAATTGAGAAAAAATACCGCTTACTCATAATCTATAAATAGCTATGAGACAGGtacacttatttttattaacgtcACAAAACCTTTTGCGGAAATAGCGTAGAGTCGCGTtcataaataatctttattataatttatttctaaaactaTCGGACGTCATTCGATTTCTGGAGATAATACGGGATAAAAATCTTGAATTTCTGAACAtcatctaataaataaaacgatagacCAGGGGAAAAACTGACTACTATAATATCCAATTTGTGCCTATAGTTTCGGTTAAGGTATTTCCCGtataaattctatatttaacGTGGACGTGCCACGATATAGAtatgttatacaatatacataataatttatgtataacaacaaattaaaaactgatGGCTTTGTCGATATAAACGAATAAAGGCTCAATGTATCATAAGAATGCcgttacttatttttataacaaagaaACTTCAAGttttgaaaacaataaaaattatgattgaGAAACTCAGATCTACGAGTATATAATCTAAGGAATATTCAAAGTCACGAATTCAACATATTACACAATTATAAAACCTGTAGAAATCTGCTTACTCATGAACTATATTTAGATGTGAAGTAAAAGGATAAAGAGAAAAATATACCTAATTTCTGTGAAGTGGAGACGGTCGCTCGGAGCTCGTCGAGTTGTTTCGCGGAACAGAGCGGCGTGTCCACTTCATATGTGTTGTTGAAGCGCGTGTAGTCCACCTGAATAATCATAGGGTGTTATTCATAAGCGATAGAAGataataaatcttttgttttctttgtttagataaaaacaaaggccggcaacggtCTCGCAAGCCTCTCATTGACgtttctagtatttttttaagaatggTCCCCGTTTGTACATTTAGTAACCCGATATTCTGGGGTAGGCAAGGACCATCCTAAGGCAGATATAGTCAATCCTGAGCTAAACAAGGAAGCCATATACGCCTATCACAGTTTTGGCAGTGTGTGTGATCTCTTACCATCAGGATCAGGAAAAGGATTAATTCATTGAATTGTATAGGATTCGGACTATTTCAATTGTTCTATACGTATTCATCAAAATACACGCAATTAtccatattatgtattatagttCGTGATGTGCTAGTAATATCTACGGCCatggtatatattataattataaggaAATATGGAAAAGTTTGTACTTTACATATAGGTATTCAATAAGGAAAATCAGTTTCTAATTGGTGTTATGGCTGAAAACtgcaaaaacaaacaaacaaaaatttatcatagaaattaaaagaaattaccTCATATTCACCCGTATCCTTTCTAAAAGATACCATAGTTTCAAATCGATGTCCCCACAAAATTTCAGATGGTAAAAAGCTACTCCTTGCTTGCGTTGTCATACCAGTTGATTCGATGACACCCTCTGAAAATATTGCGCAAGCtcatataaaaactattagaactattataaaacgaagaagtttatttagaaaagataAAGAACGTATGTTTGCTAAAATAACGAAGGGCAGCCTcggtaaataatgttttatatagtataaactttttcacaattataaatgtatttaatgttgGACAAGAgcctataaaatttaaattaaacatgatTAATATCGTTGAATTTCACATATACGAGATAcgtatttattgaatatacaGTCTTACTCATGGTTTGAACATTGAATTGTATGAATTCAATAACATTGATTGATTACTTTAGTATACATAAGTTCTGGAACAATTCATGGAATGGTGCAATAAAGTTTATGAATAATCTATCAACTATTACGATGTAAAGGCAGGGCAATCTACCAATTCACTGTCAAGGAAGTGCCAACAATATACGAACGAatgtattgtaatatttagtttataacaataacatttaattttgacTGATCTGTTTAACAGAACATCTCGTTGTTGATATTATAAcagaatattgaaatatttttttatacgcccatgacttgcgaactgttagtaaatgtaaatttagaatcaatttaacatcttttctgttgacgtttataagtgtacttggttacctatatgaataaagttatttttagtttgagATTGAGTGTGTTTAGCGGCCGATTTTATTCGTATttcctatttaatatttataatcatcATTACGAACTAATAATCAGCGGCAtctttttaagtctgggcctcagatttctgtatctgttccatgatcatttgtcaatagacaagtaggtgataggccttctgtgcctgatacatgCCGttaactttttgggtctaaggcaagccggtttcctcacgatgttttccttcaccgttcgagcgaatgttaaatgcgcacatagaaagaaaatccattggtgcacagccggggatcgaacctacgacctcagggatgagagtcgcacacttaagccacttggccaacactgctctattatCGTGTGTATAGTGTAATACCTTGTCCAAATCCAGGACAAACTAGAGAAGGGACAGGTCAAAAGTACCCATAACCGACgagcatgcatggtgaatgCAAGTGGAGATCGGTGGACTCATTAAACTCATTAcgaactaatttaaataaaataacgtcttACCTAACATAACTACAATTTCGAATCTCTCTCTTAACATATCTGAGGCGGAAAGGTTGTATAGCGGTGACTTTTCATTGATCTTGTGAACTATCGTCATGGGCCAAATGAACATTAATCTGTCTTCTTCCCCGTCAGCTCCCACTTTTAACTCTTGTTGATAGAATGGTAATAATTCCCCTTCTCTGGTaatctattaaatttatcattacattaatatatttgtacatCTATTGtcattttactattaaaatcaTACCTCATAAGCTGAGCTTAACCAAAGTACATTACACACATAAAAGCACCAAATACgaataaagaatttaaaagtgttaataaaCGTTGCTGTTGAAATAACAAGTGTTAACTTGTGGAATAAGCATAAGCGTATCGTGCATACAATTTGAAGATAATGTTAGTACTAAGTATCATGCAAGAATGGTTAAAATGAATGATTGCCGGGGAATCCATAGACGggtctaataataaaaacaccttTCAACCATTAAGACTTAAAATGCATATAAACACAAACCAACAATATAAAAGTagctgtaattaaaaaaacaggtaccttttttctaataatttgaGCACGAACATGCGCTTCCAAAATATGAGATTTGCGTATGTCTCCAACCCTAAAAAGCAGATAGAACTCGCCATCTCTCAGGCAAATTACCGCGTTCCTCGAGAACAGGAGTGTAGTGTTACGCTTTTTGGCTCGAGCCAGCTTTGCGAATATTAGACCCACCTATGGACAAGAGAAAGTGGTTTTGAGATTCATAAAGAAACTGTTGACCTAAAATTACGTTACGTATGAAACTTTATCTGAATTCAAACGACCACTTTTCTTTATAAAGGGAGTTGTTAAGTCACCTCAAGTTATTGAAAGTTTATAAGCGTGCCGTCTGATATCCCCAATCACTAACCAGTATCCGCTTTGTCGAAAAAATATACCTTGCGGCGAATAATCTGAGCTCTTATATGTGCCTCAACTATATGAGATTTCCTCATATCTCCAACACGAAACATCAGAGACAGTTGACCCTCTCGTAGGCAAATGACAGCGTTGCGGGAGTACAATAAAGTTTGGGCTCGTTTTTTAGGTCTAGAGAGTTTGGCAAATACGATGCCGACCTAAAATTAGATGCGACGTTGAAATCAGTGACGTAGTCGTTGATGACGTCTGACTTATTCGCTGGACAAAAACCCAAAATCTATTTGCCAAATTTAAGAAGACTTCTTactagttttttgttttgagaACGGTACTAATAATTAACGACAGATAAAATGAATACGTTGTCAAACAGATTTATcgtgatttaaaaatgaataaacctACGTGGtttcttaaaataagtaataatttttaagagCATCTGGATCACAAATTAGAACGTTTATAATTTTGGCAGTCTGTCAAGTTTATTTCGATATGAAATTATCTTATTGGCTTTGAAGCAGGAAGGGTTCTATAGAAAACTCGTATTGATAGGCACCTTATAGAAGAGATATtagatttcatttttattatttactactttatccatacaaaattaacaaaaaatgtagGTATCTTGTAATCTAAAGTaaccaataaaaatttaggtgtCATAAATTCAGGCCAGCACATTGTGgtgtgatttttaaaataactccGTAAGATTTAAAGACTATTAAACTCGTTAGTCAAAACAAAACGTAAAACTCACCATAAAAGCTTGAATGAAAACACCGACAATGCTTTGAagacacataacaaaaatcgCTTCGGGGCATTCTTCATTTGTTGTTCTGGAGCCATAACCGATTGTGTGTTGTGTTTCCACAGAGAATAGGAAGCAGCCAGTAAAGGAGTTGACATTATTAAGACAGGGAATAAAGGTTTCATTGGAGTTAGTGGAAGGATTCAAGTCGCCGTGGGTGAAGATTATGAGCCACCAGATGAGAGCAAACAGGAGCCAGGAGAGGATGAAGGATAGAGCGAACACGAGCAACGTCCAACGCCACTGAGCGTCCACAAGGGTTGTGAAAATATCCTGAAGGTATCGGCGCCTGCGCTTAGCCACGTTCCATTGGACTACATTACAATCTCCGTGCTTGAAGATAACGCGCTTTCTCACGCGTCTCGCTGCGTATCTGGCTTGGCGGTatctgaaaatataaatgacaCATTAAACCCGGGcactacatatttatttcttttagaaaacaaagtacATCATTTATTACAGGATATTGTATCAGACTGGGATGAacgaaaatattgtatttggagagacataatttatttttcagcagtgttggcctagtggcttcagtgtgcgactctcatccctaaggtcgtaggttcgatccccggctgtgcaccaatggactttccttctatgtgcgcatttaacattcgctcgaacggtgaaggaaaaccgacatgtcttagatccaaaaagtcgacgtcgtATGTCAGGCGcttgaggctgatcacctacttgcgtattCAATTGAagaatgatcatgaaacagattcagaaatctgaggcccagacctaacaaggttgtagcgccactgattattattattataatttatttttgtattaatataacaataacagAATATCGCATGCATtgcacatttaaaatttaataggcCATAATGGTTTTATTCACATTTAGTAAAAACTAACAATCTATAGTATAGAGGTGTTCTACAGACACATTAACTTCACAAACATTTGAAGAGTGTTTCGTTTCATTCTAATCGAATTCAAAACGACGTCAACTCATGCCTGCGTAATATCACTGAAATTAATCATCTCAAGTGCCTCATCTGTTTACGCTTAAATtgcttatttttattcagataagcttatatattatgaattattatatatcacaTGAcgtgtattatataattttttttctttacaacaGTTCATTGATCTGTTTCAAGTTACAAggaagttataaattatatttccaaTCTTATCATtggtaattaatagttatttattgaCTTACGATATAACCAATCTAAAGAATAGGTGGCACATTGACTGCAAACGTcacaaataaatcaaaatagaaaaatagaaacaggaaaaattaatttacatacacGTATGTTATGAACATGACTTTGAATGTGTTTGAGTATTGCAGAAATCTTTTTGTATTGTTGTAACAATCCGGCATTATGGTAtcaataaattgattaaaaggCAAAAGCACTATGTCCCTTAGGTTAAACAAAATGCAGATAAGCTTTATCGATGTAGATAATGCTTTAACCGAAACTCAAATAAACTagcaaaaataatacattttatctcATCCTAATAATTACCAATGTACCTATTGCAAAGTTTTAATACGTTTTAGTTTAACATTAAAGAACATTGtggtacattttttttattagtgtaTCTATCTAATTTATACTATAATGTATaccttatataatatataatgtatattatgtatatatattgattGGCTGTAATGGTATTGTAacgttttatttcattattaaactGCTCAACCATTTTGTATGATATTGGTGTAAAGCTCattcaacataatatataaaaggtCGGAAAATCAGCTTGTGTAATATAGATTACTGTTTTACAATATAGGTAtgtattaattgtaatgtatgtatttatgtatgtatgtatttattttataataattgtatgtattttatttgatttagtaTCAAACTCCtctcttataaatatttttaacggtAACAGgtgtacaaattatattaatttctttcaCATTTTACAGAAAACAAATAGTTCTGGTGTTCTAGTATATAAAAAGGTAtacatatattctatatatcctTTATGTCAAGTTTTATTCAAAGCCACCGCGAAGTTATTATAAGCAATAAAACGTCAATCAAAAACTtggaagaataataaataaataaaataaaacattaaataattgccATGGGCGGGCAATCACTTTTCCTTTGATAAAACACCCCGTTgaatcttttataaataaatgaaatcgCAAAACATCGCTATTTCTTCGAATGAgaagccattaataataatgtttctttaataaacGTGTTTTGTTAGTTGACTTTGTATTGAatgaatgatttattttgtatgaatgCTATTTATCAAGTTAGATTGGTATATTTATACACATCATTGTTTCGGAATTGCTTGTTGTCTTTATGCTGAGAAATTCGTAGATTATGAATCATAATTCTGTGTGGTTTATTCCTGACTAAATTAGATATACAGCTGTTGGCTTCAGCGAGCGaatctcatctctgaggtcgtaggttcgattcccggctgagaaccaatggactttctttctatgtgtgcatttaacattcgcttgaacggtgaaggaaaagatTGTgcggaaaccggcttgtcttagaccccaaaagtcgacggcgtgtgacaGGCATTACACTTATTTAGATAGATATATTAtcgacaaatgatcatgaagcaaaaatctgaggcccagatctaaaatggtagcaccactgatttattaatttattttatttaaattagacatCTTTCCAGCTATAATTACAATCCCTATCAGATTCACCTATTTCATATCGACTCGCAgcacttattttttatatacatcaaaaataatttggtATCTAGGCGGCTgaaacgaataaaaataatcttgtgtgtaaactttttaaagatatatgtAACACTATACAGCTGCGTAACCCTCACCAAGTTCCTTTCCGTTCATTCgttcataaaaaaagaaaacatgacTAATATTGGCTTATAattgttttcaaaatatttatcagaataaattttaataaggttgaattttttttattgtactgTATTTTCATCTCACCTCATaccttattttaattgaacatTTCTATCCGAATAGTCCTAGATATTTGAGCAAAAAGCTTATCTCCACTAAGCGTTCTAGCTTTACGCTCCACAAAAGAAGAATGGCTAGAATGTGCAATGTGCCCGAGCGATCTTGATATTTTTTCAGACCGCCCATTCATATAGAAAGGGCGTGCTGTCATCAATCTCTTAGGTTCGTttgctatattttataattttagatctttttttgtaataataatctgtgtaaacttattaattacataaattataagcaTTATATTTGTGCACTCCGTCCGCACCAATCATCGAGGCCGCACAAGTTCTAGTTTGTAGAATATTtgtcttttctttattttattatgtgtaaaaaatatatgttataaagtcatagtataatttaattatatctaagGGTAAGGTTATTGAAAAGATAAAAGTTTAAGATTAAAAGAATGAGCTGAAAAACATCGCCAAATTGACGCgtgtttcaatttattttgattgtaCTTTAAGCAGAGATAAAGAGCAAACGACGAAGAAGAATGCCATACGATATCAATAAAGATcacttgaaaataaataaattacatacaaatcaCGTATGTTTGTAACTTGTTTTGACCAACCTGAATAAGCGCTGaaaatttttcattacttaGTGTGACACCTagttaaacaaacaaaatataaaataaatttgtgtttaatcgtttttatttatcaaccGTTTAATTGCAAAGCGTCgtttttaaacttttgttttatgaaAAAGAACTCGATGGCTTCGTAGGAAGAAACTATTTTTCCATATTCCTAGCCTATTCTAAGGACTCGAATTATATACGAACGAACGCTTTGTGTTTTAAcagtaaaacatatttttacatcATTCTTCAAAATATGCTACTCACTTTTTTAGCTCCTCTTTCCAAGCTGATTCTGAAGAATTAACCGTTTTTTCGGTCATAAGAAACATTGAC
Coding sequences within it:
- the LOC125049423 gene encoding G protein-activated inward rectifier potassium channel 3 isoform X2, which gives rise to MSDKTTSSVGPRSFETISEEDGESPWDKLLGDVQAAVPTIITTNPSTATMSPSGDVSPPRVDVESALTRSKSLNQRRNSSGLLATFPKQLRLSLRGVRSEPSSVKDAPTSRNESALNLLLKYRQARYAARRVRKRVIFKHGDCNVVQWNVAKRRRRYLQDIFTTLVDAQWRWTLLVFALSFILSWLLFALIWWLIIFTHGDLNPSTNSNETFIPCLNNVNSFTGCFLFSVETQHTIGYGSRTTNEECPEAIFVMCLQSIVGVFIQAFMVGIVFAKLSRPKKRAQTLLYSRNAVICLREGQLSLMFRVGDMRKSHIVEAHIRAQIIRRKITREGELLPFYQQELKVGADGEEDRLMFIWPMTIVHKINEKSPLYNLSASDMLRERFEIVVMLEGVIESTGMTTQARSSFLPSEILWGHRFETMVSFRKDTGEYEVDYTRFNNTYEVDTPLCSAKQLDELRATVSTSQKLDRMLGTIPKTFSNDTLDMSSVDSMSLDEHIEIKIPESRAKENRLMAQNNFVQHINEKSRNASHTHLAVENDLQKINSAAAMTERDGHIHRSHSHASMKRLHGPTLNGVAHMANGHDHREHNRIKKSPSDNHITDKATVIPILVTSPAPEPA
- the LOC125049423 gene encoding G protein-activated inward rectifier potassium channel 3 isoform X4, with amino-acid sequence MFSRMSGLKRCISQVSMFLMTEKTVNSSESAWKEELKKYRQARYAARRVRKRVIFKHGDCNVVQWNVAKRRRRYLQDIFTTLVDAQWRWTLLVFALSFILSWLLFALIWWLIIFTHGDLNPSTNSNETFIPCLNNVNSFTGCFLFSVETQHTIGYGSRTTNEECPEAIFVMCLQSIVGVFIQAFMVGLIFAKLARAKKRNTTLLFSRNAVICLRDGEFYLLFRVGDIRKSHILEAHVRAQIIRKKITREGELLPFYQQELKVGADGEEDRLMFIWPMTIVHKINEKSPLYNLSASDMLRERFEIVVMLEGVIESTGMTTQARSSFLPSEILWGHRFETMVSFRKDTGEYEVDYTRFNNTYEVDTPLCSAKQLDELRATVSTSQKLDRMLGTIPKTFSNDTLDMSSVDSMSLDEHIEIKIPESRAKENRLMAQNNFVQHINEKSRNASHTHLAVENDLQKINSAAAMTERDGHIHRSHSHASMKRLHGPTLNGVAHMANGHDHREHNRIKK
- the LOC125049423 gene encoding G protein-activated inward rectifier potassium channel 3 isoform X1, which codes for MSDKTTSSVGPRSFETISEEDGESPWDKLLGDVQAAVPTIITTNPSTATMSPSGDVSPPRVDVESALTRSKSLNQRRNSSGLLATFPKQLRLSLRGVRSEPSSVKDAPTSRNESALNLLLKYRQARYAARRVRKRVIFKHGDCNVVQWNVAKRRRRYLQDIFTTLVDAQWRWTLLVFALSFILSWLLFALIWWLIIFTHGDLNPSTNSNETFIPCLNNVNSFTGCFLFSVETQHTIGYGSRTTNEECPEAIFVMCLQSIVGVFIQAFMVGLIFAKLARAKKRNTTLLFSRNAVICLRDGEFYLLFRVGDIRKSHILEAHVRAQIIRKKITREGELLPFYQQELKVGADGEEDRLMFIWPMTIVHKINEKSPLYNLSASDMLRERFEIVVMLEGVIESTGMTTQARSSFLPSEILWGHRFETMVSFRKDTGEYEVDYTRFNNTYEVDTPLCSAKQLDELRATVSTSQKLDRMLGTIPKTFSNDTLDMSSVDSMSLDEHIEIKIPESRAKENRLMAQNNFVQHINEKSRNASHTHLAVENDLQKINSAAAMTERDGHIHRSHSHASMKRLHGPTLNGVAHMANGHDHREHNRIKKSPSDNHITDKATVIPILVTSPAPEPA
- the LOC125049423 gene encoding G protein-activated inward rectifier potassium channel 3 isoform X3 — translated: MFSRMSGLKRCISQVSMFLMTEKTVNSSESAWKEELKKYRQARYAARRVRKRVIFKHGDCNVVQWNVAKRRRRYLQDIFTTLVDAQWRWTLLVFALSFILSWLLFALIWWLIIFTHGDLNPSTNSNETFIPCLNNVNSFTGCFLFSVETQHTIGYGSRTTNEECPEAIFVMCLQSIVGVFIQAFMVGIVFAKLSRPKKRAQTLLYSRNAVICLREGQLSLMFRVGDMRKSHIVEAHIRAQIIRRKITREGELLPFYQQELKVGADGEEDRLMFIWPMTIVHKINEKSPLYNLSASDMLRERFEIVVMLEGVIESTGMTTQARSSFLPSEILWGHRFETMVSFRKDTGEYEVDYTRFNNTYEVDTPLCSAKQLDELRATVSTSQKLDRMLGTIPKTFSNDTLDMSSVDSMSLDEHIEIKIPESRAKENRLMAQNNFVQHINEKSRNASHTHLAVENDLQKINSAAAMTERDGHIHRSHSHASMKRLHGPTLNGVAHMANGHDHREHNRIKKSPSDNHITDKATVIPILVTSPAPEPA